The Cydia pomonella isolate Wapato2018A chromosome 17, ilCydPomo1, whole genome shotgun sequence genome includes a window with the following:
- the LOC133527085 gene encoding cytochrome P450 6B2-like: MIIVALILVALAALYYYNTRTFNYWKDRGVKHDKPMLLFGNNLSNYLQKKSVTEIATEMYFKYPNEKIVGFFRSTRPELVIRDPEIMKKILTVDFIYFYPRGLNAHKTIIEPMMRNLFFADGDLWRLLRQRMTPAFTSGKLKAMFPLIVERAERLQERTLAAAAGDRTIDARDLMARYTTDFIGACGFGLDADSINNETSAFRKLGHKIFDVTIKDAIVAMLKEIFPQACARLKYMGKMEQDLIDLVNEIQRQRNYEPSGRNDFIDLLLEIKKKGTMIGESIEKFKPDGTPEQATLELDEILMAAQVFVFFAAGFETSSSATSFTLHQLAFNPDVQKKVQSEIDKVLAKYDNKLSYDAIKEMTYLEWCFREAMRMFPSLGFLIRECARKYTIQEVDVTIDEGTGIVIPLQALHNDPTFWDQPEEFRPERFHPDELNSIQKQIYLPFGEGPRVCIGERLGLMQSMTGLAAILSKFTVEPAPETLRKPRVEPKSSIVQGIRGGLPLLFKERKTV; this comes from the exons ATGATAATAGTGGCTCTCATACTCGTCGCGCTTGCCGCGTTGTATTATTACAACACAAGGACATTCAACTACTGGAAAGACAGAGGCGTGAAACATGACAAACCTATGCTCCTATTTGGGAATAATCTAAGTAATTATCTCCAGAAAAAAAGTGTAACAGAAATCGCAACGGAGATGTATTTCAAATATCCTAATGAAAAAATCGTCGGGTTCTTCCGGTCTACGCGCCCAGAGCTCGTGATTCGGGATCCAGAGATTATGAAAAAGATTCTGACGGTTGATTTCATCTATTTTTATCCACGAGGTTTGAATGCACATAAGACCATTATAGAACCAATGATGCGGAACTTGTTCTTTGCGGACGGAGACTTGTGGCGGTTGTTAAGGCAGCGTATGACGCCGGCGTTCACGAGCGGCAAGCTGAAGGCGATGTTCCCGTTGATTGTAGAGCGCGCTGAAAGGCTGCAGGAACGCACGCTCGCGGCTGCCGCCGGCGACCGTACCATCGACGCTCGTGACCTCATGGCCCGCTACACCACCGATTTCATAGGCGCCTGTGGTTTTGGACTCGACGCTGATTCTATAAACAACGAAACTTCTGCTTTTAGAAAATTGGGCCATAAAATATTCGATGTAACAATCAAGGACGCTATAGTAGCGATGCTCAAAGAAATTTTCCCGCAAGCATGTGCTCGTTTGAAATACATGGGCAAAATGGAGCAAGATTTGATAGATCTTGTAAACGAAATACAAAGGCAAAGGAATTATGAACCGTCTGGAAGAAATGACTTTATTGACTTGCTCTTGGAAATTAAAAAGAAGGGAACAATGATTGGCGAATCGATAGAAAAGTTTAAACCAGATGGTACCCCAGAGCAAGCTACGTTAGAACTAGATGAAATTCTGATGGCTGCTCAAGTGTTTGTATTTTTCGCAGCCGGTTTTGAAACGTCATCTTCAGCTACTAGCTTCACACTCCACCAGTTAGCCTTTAATCCTGATGTTCAAAAGAAAGTGCAAAGCGAAATAGATAAAGTATTAGCAAAATATGATAACAAATTGAGTTATGATGCAATTAAAGAAATGACATACTTAGAATGGTGTTTCAGGGAGGCCATGAGAATGTTTCCTTCGCTTGGGTTTTTAATTAGAGAATGTGCTCGAAAATATACCATACAAGAAGTAGATGTAACAATAGACGAGGGTACTGGTATAGTAATTCCACTACAAGCACTGCACAATGACCCGACATTCTGGGATCAACCTGAAGAGTTCCGGCCAGAAAGGTTTCATCCAGATGAACTCAAttcaatccaaaaacaaatTTACCTGCCTTTTGGCGAGGGACCGAGAGTTTGTATAG GTGAACGCTTAGGTCTCATGCAGTCAATGACGGGGCTGGCCGCCATCTTATCAAAGTTCACAGTGGAGCCCGCTCCTGAAACTCTAAGAAAACCGAGAGTGGAACCCAAATCTTCTATTGTGCAGGGTATCCGAGGCGGTCTGCCGCTCTTGTTCAAGGAGAGGAAGACTGTGTAG
- the LOC133526943 gene encoding uncharacterized protein LOC133526943 produces MTLPSNNRQCFIHCFSFRKILVITIHIITFITHKVIGTLPLYTSTMSLQYFILLICLFLFEATGQTTNWFETTTFAEVLTTESTNVTEERNTSCTDGMWQCENGGCISNTALCDGLIDCRDASDEYWKTCNSSNQRLLFGLLLHCVSESENHKKVCPQICHDAPEFCYYALISDNEKKNLGLCVLPEYPKNGLYKIIPSKNGNSSTSNSFRLKYDCVEPFVIVEKEKHECIDGKWSNDDDKRYCSEACELKSYKNDNFTFTCPKDIDGNETCKDYVAINTTVTVKRAFEDPEDQKTNKKTVSVELFCPTSQEINISRDCVDEVDKRQQVFESPTMTKLYQYEAEFNKYKSNDTSIEFMELVGNFKEFEIVVREELGEMHELAEQCDMSLDLLLAHLQRKKGEQGNKN; encoded by the exons ATGACCTTACCATCAAATAACCGCCAATGTTTTATACACTGTTTTTCCTTCCGTAAAATCCTTGTTATAACAATACatatcattacatttattacacaCAAAGTGATTGGGACGCTGCCACTATACACATCAACCATGTCTCTtcagtattttatattattaatttgct tatttttatttgaagcaACGGGGCAGACGACGAATTGGTTTGAAACTACAACCTTTGCAGAAGTGCTTACCACGGAATCGACCAACGTGACAGAGGAAAGAAATACGTCGTGCAC CGATGGCATGTGGCAGTGCGAAAACGGTGGCTGCATCTCCAACACAGCGTTGTGCGACGGTTTGATCGACTGCAGGGACGCCTCCGACGAGTATTGGAAGACCTGTAACAGTTCAAATCA GAGACTTTTGTTCGGCCTACTGCTTCACTGCGTGTCAGAATCCGAGAATCACAAGAAAGTATGCCCTCAAATCTGCCACGACGCACCTGAGTTTTGTTACTACGCCCTTATATCTGATAATGAAAAGAA GAACTTAGGTTTATGTGTTTTGCCGGAGTATCCGAAGAACGGTTTATACAAGATAATACCGTCCAAGAATGGAAACTCTTCAACTTCAAATAGCTTCCGTCTGAAATATGACTGCGTGGAACCGTTTGTTATAGTGGAGAAAGAAAAACACGAGTGCATTGACGGTAAATGGAGTAATGATGATGACAAACGTTATTGCTCAG AGGCTTGCGAACTAAAATCGTACAAGAATGACAACTTTACTTTTACCTGCCCAAAGGATATAGACGGAAATGAAACATGCAAAGACTATGTGGCCATCAATACAACTGTTACAGTAAAAAGGGCTTTTGAGGATCCCGAAGACCAGAAAACGAACAAGAAGACAGTCTCCGTGGAATTATTCTGTCCGACTAGCCAGGAAATCAACATATCCAGGGACTGTGTCGATG AGGTGGACAAAAGACAGCAGGTTTTTGAAAGTCCGACCATGACCAAGTTGTACCAATATGAGGCTGAATTCAACAAGTACAAATCTAATGATACTTCCATTGAATTTATGGAATTGGTAGGAAACTTCAAAGAATTTGAGATAGTAGTTCGAGAAGAGTTGGGCGAGATGCACGAATTGGCCGAACAATGTGATATGTCACTAGATTTGTTATTGGCGCATCTGCAAAGGAAGAAAGGAGAACAAggaaacaaaaattaa